In Manduca sexta isolate Smith_Timp_Sample1 unplaced genomic scaffold, JHU_Msex_v1.0 HiC_scaffold_1848, whole genome shotgun sequence, the genomic window GGACTGTGCTTTTGAAGTAATAAACTTGCATTTCCGAATTAtagtgtgtttatttatttcaacattttaacCCCCCTTATATATAAACTAAATtcatatcatttataattaaaaaaaaactgtttattacattataaatcaaTAGAACAGccatgttgtttttttaatcacCATGCGTTGAGTTCTACGTGTAATTTTCATGCCACCTGTTTTGACATACTGCCTCGAATAAAGTGAACTCGTAGTATGTCAGGGTCGCTGCAAAagtaaaacatacattttttttatttatattgacatATCATTAGTAGCATATAAGGTATATAATAAGGTCGTGCATCTATCATCTGAGTAAGTCAGATGTCCAAATAAAACAGTAGTTTCGCCAGAGTTATATCCTCACGATGTGAGGTAACGAGGTCATTATTATTCTGCATATTATGATGTTTCAaaaatctgtaatatttttaatagaaaatgttatGATAGCAAAAAAACAGCTACAACACTTTTGGGGAAAACCTGCGCATGGGAtcctggaatcccccggcttagcgactgctaAGATCTGAAGCAAAGTTGCGAGGAGATATCTGGGAAAGAGAAGTGTGGGGGACGATAAAGGAACCTTCTTAGCAAGGGCGGAGGGGAGAAGACAAGGAAATGTTCGCGATCTCTCATAGGCCTCAATTTATTGTTACTACTATGAGGTACACACActggactgtgtgcctagggccgcagCAAAAGTAACCCACTCCCCCGCCCCCATACATGGGTGTGCACTCGGTGTGATGACCGAGaaacaagaattgcctcggagaAGTTTAACAGGGAGTTGATGTTAGGCACACAAAAGGTAATAAAAGCTATGTCAAATTCTTTCTGCACGTGTGCTTCTAAAAATGTGTTGACCAGACTTTTTATTAGAGTGAGATAAGGatagaaaatgaaaaatataaattaataaagtaaagaAATGAAGCACTAACTGTCAATGTCTCCGATAACATCCTGGCAGTATTCCCTGCTCAATCCGCAAACTGTTTCAAAATATCTGCCGTGCCAGCAGATCACATCGCCTCTGTCGGTCAAGAGTAAGGTTTATCATCGTCATTAGAGATAACATTACTATTTACTAATCGGACTATTGCTATCTAAAGAGATATGAAATAATTCCATATGCAGTTATAGATGCATATGCGGTTATTAAGTGTACCTACGTTCTTTGTAACTGGAGCTGGAAAACTatgaatttacataaaaaaaagagaCTAATTACGAATAGGCTTAATAAATTAAAGGAAACTGCCGAAacgctaataatatatttacctaaatattttatgatgtttatGATTTCCAATCCTATAATAATAACTGTTTCATATTAAGATTATTGCTTAAGTTATAAGTACCCATAAGAATTTTATGCCTACCTGACGAGTTCCCAACAGTTGATAAGATCATTTAGGCAGCCGGAGATGTTAAAGCTGCCGCGATTGACATAGTCCAAAGTGATTGGCTGAAAACTCTTTAATGGATCTTCGAAGTCCTGCCCTTCAGTACTGCGCCATAGCGCTGTGAAatgaatatatacatttaataagaaatagtaTAAATTGCTTCATCTATATTCGAAAAAAGATGTATGGCTCTTctgtaaatataatagttattaatacTTACAGcccacaaaataaattacaccaAAGATATACAACAGTTTCATCATTATTTAAGTACCTTATGACTAAATATCGCTCCACAACGACTTACAAATACATTTGTCTGCCTTTTCTACCTACATAATCGCAGCATAGGTTTCATGCGGTTTAAGCCTCAATTCATACAGAGATAGTAGCGATTCTCTACAAACCGCGTATAGGTTAAGTGTAATAGTTTCCATTATTAGGTACTCTTAAATTCTCAGTATCGCTTAGAGCTCATATTTTTTGCATGGGCTCTCTTACGGCCATACTTAAGGGCTAAAGAATGCAAGCGCCCTTGAGTTTCGCGTCTTCGCGTGAGTTTTAGGTAAGTACCTACTACGTTAGCCGCTGGTTTCTAACATTTATCGTTACTGTCTGGGTTTGAATTGCGCCTAACAATTTCAAAGAACATATTAGTAGGAAAGTCAcgctaattaaatttaaaccacATCTCATCGACTAAGCTAATGTGTGTACTCATTTTCCATTATGAAATTCTAATGAAACTATTAGTTCCTTCTTAAGTAATAAGCAAGTGCCTGCTGTTAAATACGAAACCGCGATGTTCGCGTTGTCCATGTTCATGACGGGTTCGATTCGCGCACCCCATAAAAGTTTGTGTGATCCTGAAATATGTACCTACCCACCAATTTATTTCTAGTTTCAGATATGGCCTACGGGTCTTGTGAGAACGGAAATGTTCCAGATGTTTATGAAACGAGACTAGCAACATAATACCAATCTATAATAGTAcggttttaaaatatgtgtgtgAATTTGGGTGTGTTTATAAGGTATAAAAAACTACctaatgtaataatttgttaGGTATAGATAAGTAGGTAAGCACCATATATGTTATCATTCTACAGTCTAATAAGTTGTAGGTAGATACATTTTATCAAACTAAAACTCATTTGAAATTGAGAAAACGATACCTAGGTTCTTTTATCTGCCTCATGCATAGGTTAGACAATTTACAAAGAGGACGGCTTGATGATCTTTCTTTTCTATCAAAGTATGTACTTATCAGAGCAAAAGCCCATGcttacacaataaaaattgttgtaGTGTGCATGAAACGGACAAGTGTTTAAGGTTTATTAATGTGTGCGTTTATAACGACATGGTAAATCATCCGTCGGAAAACGTTAAATTATGGTAGCGTTACAGGAACAAGTGGGTCCAATTTAAAGATAGCGCCAAAGCTATTAGAGCAGGATATTGAATGAACCAAGAAAAAAATGCTTCCGCTTTGTTATAGGTGGGGTCTTTAtatcagagaccaataaactagatgtcTTATATACTGTAATTTTATAACACTCCATTCATAACTATGCTAGTCAcagagaaattaaattttaatttagcaaACTTCACTCCGTTTGCAACTGCTAAATTAATGTCATACTCTTTTACTACGTTAGCGCTATTGTGGTGaggttttaactttaaatttctGTTTACCATtggaattttttttaacttgtccCCTTCGATCAACAATATTGTCCCACATATGGGATGGTTCTCCCTACCTTTACCCTCCATAGCATACCTCCACCTATTAATACTTTCAATATGAAATGTGTGAAAtggaataaatatcaaataggGTATACTTAtgagttatgtttttataacttttataaatatgtacatcGTATAAATTCCAAAACAGAGGATATCATTGTAATTTGATGGAAAATTCACAagttataaaacagaaaaaaaaacagaatactTATGACGGAATGTGACGTCAGCGGACaatacgatgcgtgcgaaagaaagagatggagcgatatccctacTCCACGCCCACTCCTACACGTAGCAatattcgaattttgaattactgcctcttttgttttcgaaatttaatgcggttttcacagaaggatttcttgTTTGTACTAATTActgttacgtattaaaaatacataaattcaaACATAGTGACCCTATTTCGATCATTCGGAGAAATTGAGAATTATTCACCCAAGGAAAAGTTCTGCTTTGTGTGAGGTAACGTAAACCAAATTGTATGAAATACGGATTCCGGAACATTCTGGAGCCAGATTCTGAACTCCGTTTCTAAATTTCCCCATGCATAGACCCGGTCTTTGAACCATTCATTTTCGGTAAATATCAGTTTCAGGTGTGTGGTAACGCTTAACTGTATGGAAATTggctaatatattaaatatcattcaACCTGAAGCGTTCTGGGTTCAGATTAAAAAATCACGTTGCCATTCCGGATGTATAAACTCAGCTTTATTTGTTGGTTCTTTCGACAAGCCTCCTTATCCTACAGCATCGCTATACGGAAAAAATTCAATACTTGTGTTCCCATTTTATCACCGTTtccatatatatattataattattctctttgttattaaagtattgaTTGTATTATTTCGGTTATCGATTATCATGACAAAATTAGTCTTCATCTATAGTGTTGATCTGAAATATGCTGCTgtatattattgatatcgaGTAATTCTAAATTATATCGACAAGCAATGATCTGAACTGTCAAACTGTTATCCAACTgtcaaatattgataaaaaacgtgaaattagtatttgtattgaatttaaCAGAAACAAGatagatatataatacataggtaaatattaattggtattataaatttgctttttataatatggtctttctattattatgatattacgttttttttcaaaagtatCGTTCCCTTGTATCGATTGTAATTATCGTTATTATCTTCAAAATCGAATAGTCAACTACAATATATAACAGTAAAATCCAATAGtaacttaaaactaaaataatgttatgtaggtAGATAATTCTTATTTTTGCGTTCGGTATCGATAACATTCAGTATCTTGATTCTATCGATATCaagttatagataaaaaataaattaattattatgtaaatcgaTTATCGAATACTTGCAGCTATAGGACTGGCATGTGCCAGACagtcaatttattaaattaatctgtGGCACCGC contains:
- the LOC115439746 gene encoding uncharacterized protein LOC115439746 — its product is MMKLLYIFGVIYFVGSLWRSTEGQDFEDPLKSFQPITLDYVNRGSFNISGCLNDLINCWELVRGDVICWHGRYFETVCGLSREYCQDVIGDIDTTLTYYEFTLFEAVCQNRWHENYT